The Herpetosiphonaceae bacterium genomic sequence CGCCGTCGATGCGCGCGGCCTCGGATAGCTCCATCGGGATACCGCGCATAAATTGCCGCAGCAGGAAGATATAAAACGCATTGCCGGTAAAGGCTGGCACCGTCAGCGGCAGAAACGTATTCACCCAGTAGGTCGAGCCCTGGAGGCCGAACGCGGGCAGCTTCGAGAACAGAATAAACTGCGGGATCATCGTCACGATGCCGGGCAGCATCATCGTCGCCAGCACCAGCGAGAAGAGCGTATCGCGGCCCGGCCAGCGCAGCCGCGCAAACGCATACGCCACCAGCGAGGTCGAGAGCAACGTGCCGAACATCGCCACCGCCGTGATGATGATCGTGTTCAGCGTCCAGCGCCGCCACATGCCAAAGCTAAAGGCATCGCGATAATTTTCCCAGGCGATGCGCTGCGGTATCCAGCGCGTGTCCATCAGATCGCGAATATCTTTCAGCGAGGTTGAGAGCATCCAGAAGAACGGCACCAGGAACAGAATGCTCAGGCTTGCCAGGAGCAGCCAGGCCAGCAATGCGCCGATCGAGAACGATGGCCGCCGCCGCTCGTTGCGCAGCGCCTCGGCGCGTGGGGGTTGTTCAACTGCAACTGCCATAGCGTCCTCCTACTGCCCTTCCGACTCGTAGTAGACCCAGCGGCGGGCCAGCCACAACTGAAGCAGCGTAATCGCCAAAATAATCAGAAAGAGAATCCAGGCCATCGCCGAGGCATAGCCCATCTGGAAGCCGCCCGGCCCCGACTTACCGAAGGCCCGGTTGTAGAGGTACAGCACATAGAACAGCAATGACTGGCTGGGACCGCCCTTGCCCACATCCTCGCTGCCCTGACCGGCGATGATATAGGCTGTCGTAAAGATCTGGAACGCGCCGATGATCCCGGTGACAACCTGAAAGAAGATCGTCGGCGACAGCATCGGCAGCGTGATGTAGCGCGTTTTGGTCCAGCCCGTCGCGCCATCGATCGCCGCCGCCTCGTAGAGCTGAGCGGGAATGCCTTTGAGACTGGCGAGATAGATCAGAATATTGCCGCCGATCCACCACATGCCCATCACGACAATCCCCGGCTTGGTCCAGAGCGGATCATAGAACCACGCGGGGCCGGAGATACCGAACACCGCCAGCGCGCGATTGAACAAGCCGTCAGGTGCCAGAATCCAGCGCCACAGAAAGATCGCCGCGACGCCCGCCAGCACGTTCGGCAGGTAGAAGATCGCGCGAAACGCCCGCGCGCCGGGCA encodes the following:
- a CDS encoding carbohydrate ABC transporter permease, with amino-acid sequence MAVAVEQPPRAEALRNERRRPSFSIGALLAWLLLASLSILFLVPFFWMLSTSLKDIRDLMDTRWIPQRIAWENYRDAFSFGMWRRWTLNTIIITAVAMFGTLLSTSLVAYAFARLRWPGRDTLFSLVLATMMLPGIVTMIPQFILFSKLPAFGLQGSTYWVNTFLPLTVPAFTGNAFYIFLLRQFMRGIPMELSEAARIDGASEMRIWWNIVMPLTKPALAAIAIFTFQFTWEDFVGPLLYLQSEELYTLQLGLRQFEFAYGGAPAWNWLMAASLVVMLPVVIIFLLFQRYFIEGVTLTGMGGR
- a CDS encoding sugar ABC transporter permease, with protein sequence MAQAIQQQDVARRKWILRPATREAITGWLFAMPWIIGFIVFTLGPMIFSLYTSFTRYNITTAPVWIGMENYQALFDDPRFYISLRNTFWLVAVKIPVVVIASICIALLLNLDLPGARAFRAIFYLPNVLAGVAAIFLWRWILAPDGLFNRALAVFGISGPAWFYDPLWTKPGIVVMGMWWIGGNILIYLASLKGIPAQLYEAAAIDGATGWTKTRYITLPMLSPTIFFQVVTGIIGAFQIFTTAYIIAGQGSEDVGKGGPSQSLLFYVLYLYNRAFGKSGPGGFQMGYASAMAWILFLIILAITLLQLWLARRWVYYESEGQ